A single region of the Epinephelus moara isolate mb chromosome 12, YSFRI_EMoa_1.0, whole genome shotgun sequence genome encodes:
- the LOC126398814 gene encoding ALK and LTK ligand 2b-like translates to MSGLRKHVTMGLVLLMCTLTGHCSESAPSSAPAAAGRDLRRMVEIVRHVEENRGRHSAKTEAPLTSRVRSTPVEPRDLLRVDRGDQAVVVFPRDVKKKEKFLKHITGPLYFSPKCRKHVYRLYHHTRDCTIPAYFKRCARLLTRLAGSPQCTEG, encoded by the exons ATGAGCGGACTGCGTAAGCACGTCACTATGGGACTGGTGCTACTGATGTGCACGCTGACCGGCCACTGCAGCGAGAGCGCGCCCTCGTCGGCCCCGGCAGCAGCCGGCAGGGACTTGAGGCGGATGGTGGAGATCGTGAGGCACGTGGAGGAGAACCGGGGTCGCCACAGCGCGAAAACGGAAGCCCCGTTAACATCACGGGTGAGGAGTACTCCGGTGGAACCAAGGGATTTACTGAGAGTAGACAGAGGGGATCAGGCTGTCG TCGTATTCCCCAGAGATGTCAAAAAGAAGGAGAAGTTCCTAAAACATATAACAG GTCCGCTTTACTTCAGTCCCAAGTGCAGGAAGCATGTGTACAGGCTCTACCACCACACCAGAGACTGCACGATACCTGCAT ACTTCAAAAGATGTGCACGGCTTCTCACAAGACTAGCCGGCAGCCCGCAGTGCACAGAGGGGTAA